In one Solanum lycopersicum chromosome 11, SLM_r2.1 genomic region, the following are encoded:
- the LOC101264790 gene encoding GDSL esterase/lipase At1g71250: MWFLGSESWVLGSIFYVGLLLKMDLCMGNDELFVSTNGTSGWPSSVSSMYILGDSSVDCGDNTPFYPILHQNLSLNPCNGSDQTLLPQLLAKKMGLQYVKPFYSQNGSMEDLLNGVNYGAAQATIMYPKRGSYQSLNQQLRQAFETIQLLQLQLGQDTAKSLIESSLFYLSFGKDDLINYLVDDESSTSPGYNGLRFTHLLVDQMINVIQNLYDANVRKIVCMGILPLGCSPSVMSIRYNSSIGYKLGCENDVNLLVLEYNTRLEQRIVDLNIKMRGAQVIFCDTYRAMMEFIFHPQAYGFEDAKNACCGTGEYGGTKGCLSPDMACPRASTHVWWDLYNPTEAVNVLLANSAWSGDPLPSICRPITFKALESSAY; this comes from the exons ATGTGGTTCTTAGGAAGTGAAAGTTGGGTTCTTGGATCAATTTTCTATGTGGGTTTGTTGTTAAAGATGGATTTGTGTATGGGAAATGATGAATTGTTTGTGTCTACAAATGGTACTTCTGGATGGCCATCATCAGTGAGTTCTATGTACATTTTGGGTGATTCTTCTGTTGATTGTGGGGATAATACTCCTTTTTACCCTATTTTGCACCAAAATCTGTCTTTAAACCCTTGTAATGGCTCTGATCAAACCCTTCTTCCTCAGCTTCTTG CTAAGAAGATGGGCTTGCAATATGTCAAACCATTCTACAGCCAGAATGGATCGATGGAGGATCTTCTAAACGGAGTGAATTATGGTGCTGCACAAGCGACCATCATGTACCCCAAACGTGGAAGCTACCAGTCCCTCAACCAACAACTACGCCAAGCATTTGAGACCATACAGTTACTGCAACTTCAGCTAGGCCAAGATACTGCAAAAAGTCTAATTGAATCCTCCCTTTTCTACCTGTCATTCGGGAAAGATGATTTGATCAATTACTTGGTTGATGATGAATCTTCAACAAGTCCCGGATACAATGGCCTACGTTTCACCCATCTTTTGGTTGACCAGATGATCAATGTCATTCAGAATCTTTATGATGCAAATGTTAGGAAGATAGTATGCATGGGCATACTGCCTTTGGGATGTTCACCGAGTGTAATGAGCATAAGGTATAATTCAAGCATCGGCTATAAATTGGGCTGTGAAAACGATGTCAACTTACTAGTTTTGGAATACAATACAAGGCTAGAGCAGAGGATTGTTGACCTTAACATCAAAATGCGAGGTGCTCAAGTCATATTCTGTGATACCTATCGAGCAATGATGGAATTCATTTTTCATCCTCAAGCCTATG GGTTTGAGGATGCAAAGAATGCTTGCTGTGGAACAGGCGAATATGGCGGAACAAAAGGCTGCCTTTCACCTGATATGGCGTGCCCTCGAGCTTCAACTCATGTATGGTGGGATTTATACAATCCTACTGAAGCTGTGAATGTCTTGCTAGCTAATTCAGCATGGTCTGGCGATCCGTTGCCTTCCATTTGTCGTCCGATCACTTTCAAGGCACTGGAATCCTCTGCATACTAA
- the LOC101265098 gene encoding F-box/WD-40 repeat-containing protein At5g21040, with protein sequence MEFECQRGTKIGLKDCSIDCVDYPCREKVDTSFFEPSKNPKSSIFDSEKQKSLWRLDGKGGSLSLKCEELLAVNEVLPDSRSITDLPPALISEILNCLEPKELGVVSCVNASLYRLASEHHVWKEFYCERWGQPILLAPLGAEHADEKSWKELFVEREFRSKTFMGRYSIDTLYGHTEAVRTVSVLSSKKLLFTSGYDQIVRMWDLEEGLSIASSRPLGCTIRAVAADSRLLVAGGTDGFIHGWRAEDGNPHLFDLRSPQNQNMEFRVWEHEGPITCLALDLNKMYSGSWDMSIRVWDRSSLKCLKVLMHNDWVWSLAPHDTTVASAAGSDLYVWDTNIGSELATITNVHAGNAFSLARSHTGKLLFTGGEDGAIRMFEISRNDKFYLRRVATWIPHSGAVYSLAFEFPWLVSASSDGKLSLIDVRKLLRTNRSYVMEKPSKVENRAIEPPQRMLHGFASNLFAVDVGLDRIVCAGEEGIVRIWNFSEALEIEQRVRALRGLRLENRMRRRKLQSEMTGKGSRADQCSVAAKKNQLNGDRNSWRNKRRVTGKQKA encoded by the coding sequence ATGGAATTTGAATGCCAAAGAGGTACTAAGATTGGTTTGAAAGATTGTTCTATAGATTGTGTAGACTACCCCTGCAGAGAAAAAGTTGATACTAGTTTTTTTGAACCTTCAAAGAACCCAAAGAGTTCCATATTTGACTCAGAGAAGCAAAAATCATTGTGGAGATTGGATGGGAAAGGTGGTAGTTTGAGTTTGAAATGCGAGGAGTTGCTCGCTGTTAATGAGGTTTTGCCTGATAGTCGGTCTATTACTGACCTCCCTCCGGCTTTGATCTCAGAAATACTTAATTGCTTAGAACCGAAGGAGCTTGGTGTTGTTTCGTGTGTGAATGCGTCATTGTATCGTCTTGCTTCGGAGCACCATGTGTGGAAGGAGTTCTATTGTGAAAGGTGGGGGCAGCCAATATTGTTGGCACCTTTGGGCGCAGAGCATGCAGATGAGAAGTCGTGGAAGGAGCTTTTCGTGGAGAGGGAGTTCCGTAGTAAAACATTCATGGGACGCTATAGTATTGATACATTGTATGGTCATACCGAGGCTGTTAGGACTGTTTCTGTTTTATCTTCAAAGAAACTTCTGTTTACTTCAGGGTATGATCAGATAGTGCGAATGTGGGACTTGGAAGAAGGTTTATCTATTGCATCATCTCGCCCTCTTGGCTGCACTATTCGTGCAGTTGCGGCTGATTCGAGGCTCTTAGTAGCAGGGGGTACAGATGGATTCATACATGGTTGGAGAGCAGAGGATGGaaatccacatctctttgatcTTAGATCACCTCAGAACCAGAACATGGAATTCAGAGTTTGGGAACATGAAGGACCAATAACATGTCTGGCATTGGATTTGAATAAGATGTACAGTGGTTCTTGGGACATGAGTATTCGTGTTTGGGATCGTTCTTCTTTGAAATGTCTGAAAGTTCTAATGCACAATGACTGGGTTTGGAGCCTTGCTCCCCATGATACAACAGTAGCGAGCGCTGCAGGCTCAGATCTTTATGTCTGGGACACTAATATTGGGTCAGAACTTGCTACCATCACCAATGTTCATGCTGGAAATGCTTTTTCCTTGGCGCGAAGTCACACAGGGAAGCTCCTATTCACTGGAGGGGAAGATGGAGCTATACGCATGTTCGAGATCAGTAGAAATGATAAGTTTTATCTCAGGCGTGTGGCTACATGGATTCCTCACTCGGGTGCTGTTTATTCTCTTGCATTTGAGTTCCCATGGCTTGTTTCAGCTTCCAGTGATGGAAAACTCTCACTTATTGATGTGAGAAAGCTGTTGAGGACGAATCGGAGTTATGTGATGGAGAAGCCTTCGAAGGTTGAGAATAGGGCTATAGAGCCACCTCAAAGAATGTTACATGGATTTGCGAGCAATCTGTTTGCTGTGGATGTTGGTCTTGATCGTATTGTATGTGCTGGAGAAGAAGGCATTGTTAGGATCTGGAACTTCTCAGAAGCTTTGGAGATTGAGCAGAGAGTTCGGGCATTAAGAGGACTAAGGTTAGAGAACAGAATGAGGAGGCGTAAACTTCAGTCTGAAATGACTGGTAAAGGTAGCCGCGCTGATCAGTGCTCAGTTGCTGCTAAGAAGAATCAATTGAATGGTGATAGGAACAGCTGGCGCAACAAGCGTAGGGTGACTGGGAAGCAGAAGGCCTAG
- the LOC101264489 gene encoding non-specific lipid transfer protein GPI-anchored 2-like, giving the protein MSFLHTQICITQKKNINMASTTTSLLILLSLFSTIVPPFTEAQSMPPMATAESPSMSMSPGSEGPATSGGMDCMTVLLNMSSCLTYVEQDSKLSKPDEQCCPSLAGLLESNPICLCQLLGNPDKIGIQIDVNKALKLPNICKLETPPVSTCAAIGIPIAAPTSAEVPVGSPGITNGEVSALSPGGLASSPTTSEDKNNAASIMTFFKMQLVLSWGIIFFVTIY; this is encoded by the exons atgtcatttCTACACACACAAAtttgtatcacacaaaaaaaaaatatcaatatggCCTCAACCACCACATCTCTCCTCATCCTCCTCTCTCTATTTTCGACGATCGTGCCTCCGTTCACGGAGGCACAATCAATGCCACCGATGGCGACTGCAGAGTCGCCATCGATGTCGATGTCGCCAGGTTCAGAAGGGCCGGCGACATCGGGTGGGATGGATTGTATGACAGTGTTACTAAACATGTCAAGTTGTTTGACATATGTTGAACAAGATAGTAAATTGAGTAAGCCAGATGAACAATGTTGTCCTTCACTTGCTGGATTATTGGAGAGTAACCCTATTTGTTTGTGTCAATTGCTTGGTAATCCTGACAAAATTGGTATCCAAATTGATGTTAACAAGGCATTAAAACTTCCTAACATTTGCAAATTGGAAACTCCACCAGTTAGTACTTGTGCAG CAATTGGTATCCCAATTGCAGCTCCAACAAGTGCTGAAGTTCCTGTTGGTTCACCtg GTATAACAAATGGTGAAGTTTCAGCTCTTTCACCTG GAGGTTTAGCTTCAAGTCCTACTACATCAGAGGATAAAAATAATGCAGCTTCAATTATGACATTTTTCAAGATGCAATTGGTTCTAAGCTGGGGAATTATATTCTTCGTAACTATCTACTGA